TGCGTGACGCCGCGCACCAGCCCGAGCGCCTCGATCACGCGCGCATTTTCAGCCAGCAATGTTTGTTCAATGAGAGAGCCGCGCAAAACCGTGCGGGTGGAGAACACGCCGCCTTCATGCGCCACGCTCATGGGCGGCAGGCCGTACTCGTGCGCTTCGGCAAAAACAGCTTTGCGCCCGGAGATGATGGTGTCGACATGATACACCTCGCCGGGAACATAACGTTCCAAAAGATAAAAAGACTGGCGATCGCCCAGCGACTCCAGCAGGGGCCAAATTTCGTAGGCGGCGTTGACTTTTTTGATGCCAACAGACGAGGCTTCCGAGCGCGGTTTCAGCACCCAGGGCGGCGGCACGCGCTCCAAAAAGTCGCGCAGGCGGTCGAGATTGAGCGCATGAATGAAATCCGGCACCAGCACGCCGCGCTCGGCCGCGCGCGTGCGCATTGCCAGCTTGTCACGAAAGTAGCGCGCCGTGGTGTCGCCCATGCCGGGAATGCGCAAATGCTCGCGCAGTGTTGCCACCATTTCCACGTCGTAAGCATCGAGCGCCACGATGCGATCGACCTTGTGTGTGCGCATCATGTAGCTGACGCCCTTGATAACATCCTCGCGATTGTACAAGTCTGGCATGTAGAACATCTCATCAATGCTCTCGCGCGGCCAGTCGGCGTTTTCCAAGTCTTTCAGCGTCAGCAAATAAACACGGCATCCCTGCCGCCTGCACTCGCGGATGAATTCTTGCCCTTTTACATAGCTCGAGACACACAACACGGTTTTGCGAGGTGATTCGGCCATGGTTTATCGGCTCCTTGGTTCACGGGTTGCTTGCCAACACGTTGACGCAGGAATTTTTGTCGATGTTTGATAGCGCCGTCTCAGCGGTAAGAAGCTGTCTGCGTGAAATCAATCTCTGCGGTCGAAACAAAAACGTTTCTATGAACCAAATGAATAAGCGCATGCTTTTTGGGCTTTATCGGCTCAATTCGACGAATCCGCTAGCCGGGTTGCGGCTCATGATGCCGTTCGGGGGAAGCG
This sequence is a window from Cytophagia bacterium CHB2. Protein-coding genes within it:
- a CDS encoding ATPase, whose protein sequence is MAESPRKTVLCVSSYVKGQEFIRECRRQGCRVYLLTLKDLENADWPRESIDEMFYMPDLYNREDVIKGVSYMMRTHKVDRIVALDAYDVEMVATLREHLRIPGMGDTTARYFRDKLAMRTRAAERGVLVPDFIHALNLDRLRDFLERVPPPWVLKPRSEASSVGIKKVNAAYEIWPLLESLGDRQSFYLLERYVPGEVYHVDTIISGRKAVFAEAHEYGLPPMSVAHEGGVFSTRTVLRGSLIEQTLLAENARVIEALGLVRGVTHVEFIKGKDDGRFYFLEAAARVGGANIVEMVEAATGVNLWAEWAKIEIAQDDAEYLLPSPRQDYGGVIISLASQEWPDISAYQDPEIFHRLQKKNHVGFVLGSNDRERIKTLLEEYSRRIYADFFAMLPPSDKPTS